In Frankiaceae bacterium, the DNA window ACCTGCTCGGCGAGGAGGAACAGCGTCGCGAGCGCGGGCGTGTTGTACGTCTGGTCGAGGCGTGAGTTGTCGCGCGCGATCGACAGGTCGAGCGAGGCGGGGATCCAGCGGCCGCTGCTCTTGACGCTGTCGATGCGGTCGAGGCCGCGCGGGGAGACGAGTGCGAGCCAGAGCCCGCCGTCGGACGCGAACGCCTTCTGCGGCGCGAAGTAGTAGACGTCGAACTCGTCCGGGTCCACGCGCAGCGCGCCCGCCGCGCTGGTGCCGTCGACCGCGACGAACGCGTCCGGTGCGGGCCTGCGGATCGTCACCGCGGCGCCGGTGGAGGTCTCGTTGTGCGTGAGGGCGTACAGGTCGACGTCGTCGCCGGGCTGCGGCTCCGCGACGGTGCCCGGCTCCGCCTTGACGACCGATGGGTCGTCGAGGAACGGCGCGGCTCTGGTCGCCTCCGCGAACTTCGCGGAGAACTCGCCGAAGACGCAGTGCTGCGAGCGGCGCTCGACCAGCCCGAACGCCGCGGCGTCCCAGAACGCCGTGGAGCCGCCGTTGCCGAGCAGGACCTCGTAGCCGTCGGGCAGCGCGAACAGCTCGGCCAGCCCCTCGCGGACCCGCCGGACGACGCTCCGTACGCCGGCCTGGCGGTGCGACGTGCCGAGGTACGAGCGC includes these proteins:
- the serC gene encoding phosphoserine transaminase produces the protein MSFDGIRIPTDLLPKDGRFGSGPSKVRQAQLDALAATGRSYLGTSHRQAGVRSVVRRVREGLAELFALPDGYEVLLGNGGSTAFWDAAAFGLVERRSQHCVFGEFSAKFAEATRAAPFLDDPSVVKAEPGTVAEPQPGDDVDLYALTHNETSTGAAVTIRRPAPDAFVAVDGTSAAGALRVDPDEFDVYYFAPQKAFASDGGLWLALVSPRGLDRIDSVKSSGRWIPASLDLSIARDNSRLDQTYNTPALATLFLLAEQVDWLLGLGGLEGAARRCDESSQALYGWAEASAYATPFVKDPEHRSRVVGTIDFDSSVDAAHLAKALRAHGIVDTEPYRKLGRNQLRVAMFPAIDPDDVRALTACVDYLVTNVG